In the Raineyella fluvialis genome, CCGAGGCCCAACTCGACCTCGTCGTCGCGCAGCTCGAAGCTCGCCGTGGGGACCCCGGGGACGGTGGGTGCCGACAAGCCGGTGTTGACCGTGCCGACCCGGCCCGCGACGAGGCGGGCGAGCGCCGCCACCTCGTCGAGCGACCGGCCCTCCTCGGCCAGGGCACCGGCGATCTTCTCCACCAGGACGGTGCCCGCCAGGCCGCGGCGCCCGGCGTTGTCGTCGCTCTGGGTCAGCGCCACGTCATCGGCGACGAGGAGGAGCTCGACCCGGTAGCCGTCGGCCACGGCGAGCTCGGCGCCGAGCTGGAAGTTGAGCCGGTCGCCGGTGTAGTTCTTCACGACCAGCAGGCAGCCTGCTGCCCCGGTGACGGCGCGGATGGCCTGGTAGACCGCATCGGCACCCGGTGAGGAGAAGATGCCCCCGACCACGGCCGCGGTGAGCATGCCGCCCGCCACGAACCCGGCGTCGGCCGGATCATGCCCGGCGCCGCCCCCGGTGATGATCGCGACGGGGACCGCCGGGTCGTCGGGGCCGGCCGCCCGCCGGTCGGCGCGGATGACCGTCGTACGGTCCTCGAGCAGGTTGAGTCCCGGCTGGAGCAGGACGAGCCCCTCGAGGGCCTCCTGTACGACGTCGCTCGGGTCGTTCAGAAGTTTTGCGGCCATGTACCAGTGAAACACAATCAGCCCGGGACGATGAGCCACTCTCCCTTCACCCGGCGACTCACGCGGGTGCGTTGGATCTCAGCGACAGCGGCCACCTCTCGCTCGACCTGGCCGGCGATCGCGCGGGCCCGGTCGTCCTCCTCCGACCGACCGGTCGGGTCGATGCTGAACCGTACGACCACCCATGGCAGCCGGTCCACCATGACGAGATCCGGCTTGTCGAGGTGGGCGAGCCGGCGGGTCGCCGCCGCGGCCAGCGGCAGCACCTCGCCGGGGCGGTGCCCGGGGCGGACATCGCTGATCTGGAGCTCGGCACGGTAGGAGGGCATGGCGCAGACGCTAGCGGACCTCTCAGACGTCCCCCTCAGCCGGCAGCCGGCCGTCCCGGACGGCCTTGACCAGCTCCTCGTGGTCACGCTCGGTCTGGTCGGCGTAGCTACGTGCCCACCGGGCGACGGCTTCCACCGGCGCGTCCTTCTTGCCCAAGTAGCCCGAGATGATCGAGGCGCCGGAGGTGCGGGCGTGTCCCTTGGCCAACAGGTGCCCGACGATGCCGGAGTAGTCGACCAGCCCCTCGGGAGACATCGCGTCCAGCGGGACGCCCCCCTTCATGTTGCGGTACTGGCGTACGTAGTACTGGTGCTCCCCCACCGTGGTCCAGCCCAGCAGCGGGTCGGAGACCGTCTGCAGCTGCTGCTGGTACTCGACGACCCGCTGGCCCTGGTGACTGTGCCAGGCGACGTCGCCGTGGACGTACGGCGCGATCACTGAGCGCCTGGCCTGCTTGAGCTGCAGGAACAGCACGTCGTCGTCGCGGGATCCCACCAGCAGCGCCAGCCAGGCGCGCATCCCCACCGAGCCGACGCCGACGACCTTGTGCGCGATGTCGACCAGCGTGTAGCCACCGACGATCCGGCGCCACTGCGGGGTCAGGGTCGGCAGGTACGCGTCCAACCCGGCGGCGATCGCGTCGGTCGTCTCGTCGCTCGGGTGCGTGATCAGCGGCGGGTCATCGAGGATCCTCGTGGCGTGGGTCGCGCCGCCGGCGAGTTTGGGCAGTTTGCGGTCCGAGGTCCGCCGCCGGGCCGCCTCCGCCGCGCGCTTGACCTCCTTGCGCAGCGTCTTGTCCGAGACGGTGTCGTGCAGTCGGTCCACGTCGAGCTGGTCGTACGCGCGCCGCAGCAACGGTTCCTTGCTCAGGGCGCTCACCTCGTCGCGGTAGGCGATGACGCACTGGTGCACCGCCTCCTCGCACTGGTCCTCACCGGTGCCATTGACCCGGCCGAGCACCCAGATGGAGGCGGTGAGCCGGCGCAGGTCCCACTCCCAGGAGCCGGTGTGGGCCTCGTCGAAGTCGTTGAGATCGATCACCAGCCTCCCCTCGGGGGACCGGTAGAAGCCGATGTTGCCGATGTGCGCGTCACCGCAGGCAGTGGTGTGGACGCCGGTGGCGGGCAGGTGCGCGACATCCCAGGCCATCAGGTCGGCGGTGCCCCGGAGGAAACCGAAGGGCGACGCCGCCATCCGCGCCGTCCGGACCCCGAGCAGCCAGGGCAGCCGCCCCTCCTGGGCGCGTTCGACCACCTCCACGACACCCGGGCGATCGGGCGTGGGCACCCAGTCCCCGAGACATTCGTGCGGCGTCGCCTCCCGCAGCGACTTGCCGTACGCGACGCGCTCGTCGCGGTCGGTCGCCGGGATGCGGAACGAGGTGAAGGCCTCGTCGAAACGCGGCGGCGCCGCTGATTCGGGGATGGACACGGGACCATTTTCTCCCGCCTGCCCTCAGCGCGTCACCCGATAGCGGACGAAGGTCGGCACCAGCACGGCGGCGAGGGTGACGCCCAGCACGACCGCCACACCGCCTCCCGCCGCCGCGGCGACCGTTCCCACCGCCGCGGCGACCGCGCCGTGCAGGGTGTCCGCGAGCCGGGGGCCACCCGCCACGACGACGATGAAGATGCCCTGCAGCCGGCCGCGCACCTCGTCACTGGCGGCCTCCTGCAGGATCGTCTGCCGGAAGGCGGCCGAGGCCATGTCCGCCGCGCCCCCCAGCGCCAGCATGCCGAGCGCCGGCCCGAGCAGCCCCGCCCCCGCGAACAGCCCGAAGCCGAGCATCGACCCGCCCCAGACCACGATGCAGACGACGACGGCCAGCCCCTGGCGCTCGACCCGGGAGATCCACCCGGAGAAGATGCCGCCGAGCAGGGCACCGGCGGGGATCGCCGCGAAGAGCAGCGCGAAGGCCGTGCCGCCCTCGGTGGGGCCGCCGAACGACTCGTGCGCGAGCTGGGGGAAGAGGGCCCGGGGCATCCCGAAGACCATCGCGATCAGGTCGACCAGGAACGACATCATCAGCACCGGGCGGCCGCGCAGGTGGCCCAGCCCCTCGACCACGGAACGCAGCCCCGGCACCTGTCGTGCGGCATGGGCCGGTGGGAGCGCCGGGAGCCGCAGGGCCGCCCACAGCGTGGCGAAGAGGAGGACGGTGTCGATCAGGTAGAGCAAGGAGAAGCCGAGCACCGGGATCAACGCGCCCCCGACCAGCGGACCGGCGATCGCCCCGAACTGGAGCACCGTCATGTTGAGGGAGTTCGCCGCCGGCAGTTGGCCGGCGGGGAGCAGTCGCGGCAGGATCGAGGTCCGGGTCGGCTGGTTGACGGCGAAGAACGCCTGCTGCACCGCGAAGATCCCCAGGATGACCCAGACGTTGCCGACTCCGACGACCGACTGGCCCCAGAACAGCGCGGAGGTCGCGATCAGGCCCAGGGTGGAGATCATCATCAGTCGGCGACGGTCCATCGCGTCGGCCAGCGCCCCGCCCCACAGCCCGAACACCACCAGGGGCACCAGCCCGAAGAGCCCGGTCAGCCCCACGTACGCCGAACTCCCGGTCAGCGCGTAGATCTGGGCCGGCACGGCGACGACGGTGAGCTGGGCGCCGATGACGGTGATGATGTTGGCGACCCACAACCGGCGGAAATGGTCGTTGTGCAGCGGGCGGGTGTCGGCGACCAACTGCCGTACGCCCGGGATCACCCGGCAGACACTACCTGCTCGCCGGCCCGTACCGCCCGCAGCGCGGCGATCCCGGCCACGGCCGCCGGGATGAGCAGGAGGCCGGCGCCGATGTTGAGCCCGCCGTAGCCGATCCCGGCCATCACCGGCCCGCCGAGGACGGCGGCCCCGGCACCCACGTAGTTCATCAGGGCGTCGTTGGCGCCCTGCAGCGGGACACGGACGTCACCGGAGTCGACGCCGGCCAGCAGCGCGGAGGCGGAGATGATGGACGCCGACCAGCCGAGGCCCAGCAGCACCAGGGCCGAGGTGGTCAGCTCGACGCGCCCGTTGGCGGCCACGAGGCCGGTGACCACGGCGGCGAGGAGCACCGCCAGGCCGAGACCGGCCACCCGGATCGCGCCGACCCGGTCGGCGAGCCAGCCGAAGACCGGGCTCAACGCGTACATGCCGAGGATGTGGAGGCTGATCACCAGGCCGATCACCTCGAGGTCATGGCCGTGGCCGTGCAGGTGGATCGGCGTCATCGACATCACGCCGACCATCACCCCGTGGGCGACCGCGGTGAGCAGCACGGCGAAGCGCGCCATCGGGTGCCGCATCGCCCACGCCAGCGCCTGCCCGGCACTCACCGACCGCGCCCCCGGCACCACTCCGGCGCCGGGAAGGACGCCGCCCGGCAGGAACATCACCACCACCGAGGCCAGCAGGAACGCGGCGATGCCGAACAGGTAGGAGCCGGACAACCCCGGCAGTCGCAGCGAGCGTCCGACGACATCGCCGGCGGTCGCGAGGTTCGGGCCGAGGACGGAGCCGATCGTGGTCGCCCAGAAGACCATCGACATCCAGGTGGCCCGGCGCGGCCCCGCGGCGGCGTCCGCCCCGGCGTAACGGGTCTGCAGGTTGGTGGCCTGGGCGGCGCCGAAGAAGAGCAACGCCACGAAGAGCACGACCACCGAGTGCAGCACCGCGCCGAGGACGACGCCGGCAGCGCCGAGCGCCGCGATCCGGTAGCCGAGCCCCAGCGCGCTGCGCCGGCCCCGACGGGCGGCGAGCTGCGCCAGCGGCACCGCCGCGATGGCCGCGCCGAGCACGGACAGCGCCTGGCCGAAGCCCGACCACGCCGTCCCGGCGATCGCCTGGATCAGCAGGGCGCCGACGGCGATGCCGGAGGCGACACCCACTCCACCGAGGACATTGGTCAGCATCAGCAACAGGATCGGGCGCTTCACGACCGCCCATTCTGCCAGGGCCGCACATACCCCTAGGGGGATATGTGCCGTACGCTGGCCGGGTGCCACCCCGCTCCCCCTGCCCCGCCGCCACGGCCTGGAGGCGGCGTGGGTCCGGACCCCCGACGCCGACAAGCCGGCGCCCTGGCCGACGATGCGCGACTTCCTCCGCGATCGGCTGGCCGCGCAGGCGCCGGTCGACGCCATGCTCGGCGCGGGCCGGTTCGTCGACGGTACGGGTGCGCCGTTCTCCGGGAAGGAGCCGTACGCCCCGCACACCTTCGTCTGGTTCCACCGCGACCTGCGGGAGGAGCCGGTGGTGCCGTTCGAGGTGACCGTGCTCCATCGCGACGAGCGGATCGTGGTGGTGGACAAGCCCCACTTCCTCTCCTCCATCCCCCGGGGCCGCCACATCACCCAGTCCGTCGTGGTGCGGATGCGGTCGGCGCTCGGCCTGCCGGAGCTCTCCCCGGCTCACCGGCTGGACCGGCTCACCGCCGGAGTGCTGCTGCTGACCACCGAACGTCGGTGGCGGGCGCCCTACCAGCAGGTGTTCGAACACCGGCTCGCGCGCAAGACCTACACCGCGGTGGCCCCCGTACGATCCGACCTGGTCTTCCCGCTCGAGGTCAGCAACCACCTCCACAAGCGTCGCGGCATCCTGCAGGGCGAGGTCCTCGCCGACCGGGCAGCCAACAGTCACACCACGATCGAACTCCTCGAGACCCGGGGAACGTACGGGCTGTACCGGCTGACCCCGACCACGGGCAAGACCCACCAACTGCGCCTCCATCTCAACGGACTGGGGATCCCGATCGTCGGCGACCCGCTCTATCC is a window encoding:
- a CDS encoding MFS transporter codes for the protein MIPGVRQLVADTRPLHNDHFRRLWVANIITVIGAQLTVVAVPAQIYALTGSSAYVGLTGLFGLVPLVVFGLWGGALADAMDRRRLMMISTLGLIATSALFWGQSVVGVGNVWVILGIFAVQQAFFAVNQPTRTSILPRLLPAGQLPAANSLNMTVLQFGAIAGPLVGGALIPVLGFSLLYLIDTVLLFATLWAALRLPALPPAHAARQVPGLRSVVEGLGHLRGRPVLMMSFLVDLIAMVFGMPRALFPQLAHESFGGPTEGGTAFALLFAAIPAGALLGGIFSGWISRVERQGLAVVVCIVVWGGSMLGFGLFAGAGLLGPALGMLALGGAADMASAAFRQTILQEAASDEVRGRLQGIFIVVVAGGPRLADTLHGAVAAAVGTVAAAAGGGVAVVLGVTLAAVLVPTFVRYRVTR
- a CDS encoding DUF2252 domain-containing protein — its product is MSIPESAAPPRFDEAFTSFRIPATDRDERVAYGKSLREATPHECLGDWVPTPDRPGVVEVVERAQEGRLPWLLGVRTARMAASPFGFLRGTADLMAWDVAHLPATGVHTTACGDAHIGNIGFYRSPEGRLVIDLNDFDEAHTGSWEWDLRRLTASIWVLGRVNGTGEDQCEEAVHQCVIAYRDEVSALSKEPLLRRAYDQLDVDRLHDTVSDKTLRKEVKRAAEAARRRTSDRKLPKLAGGATHATRILDDPPLITHPSDETTDAIAAGLDAYLPTLTPQWRRIVGGYTLVDIAHKVVGVGSVGMRAWLALLVGSRDDDVLFLQLKQARRSVIAPYVHGDVAWHSHQGQRVVEYQQQLQTVSDPLLGWTTVGEHQYYVRQYRNMKGGVPLDAMSPEGLVDYSGIVGHLLAKGHARTSGASIISGYLGKKDAPVEAVARWARSYADQTERDHEELVKAVRDGRLPAEGDV
- a CDS encoding MFS transporter, which produces MKRPILLLMLTNVLGGVGVASGIAVGALLIQAIAGTAWSGFGQALSVLGAAIAAVPLAQLAARRGRRSALGLGYRIAALGAAGVVLGAVLHSVVVLFVALLFFGAAQATNLQTRYAGADAAAGPRRATWMSMVFWATTIGSVLGPNLATAGDVVGRSLRLPGLSGSYLFGIAAFLLASVVVMFLPGGVLPGAGVVPGARSVSAGQALAWAMRHPMARFAVLLTAVAHGVMVGVMSMTPIHLHGHGHDLEVIGLVISLHILGMYALSPVFGWLADRVGAIRVAGLGLAVLLAAVVTGLVAANGRVELTTSALVLLGLGWSASIISASALLAGVDSGDVRVPLQGANDALMNYVGAGAAVLGGPVMAGIGYGGLNIGAGLLLIPAAVAGIAALRAVRAGEQVVSAG
- a CDS encoding pseudouridine synthase, with protein sequence MRDFLRDRLAAQAPVDAMLGAGRFVDGTGAPFSGKEPYAPHTFVWFHRDLREEPVVPFEVTVLHRDERIVVVDKPHFLSSIPRGRHITQSVVVRMRSALGLPELSPAHRLDRLTAGVLLLTTERRWRAPYQQVFEHRLARKTYTAVAPVRSDLVFPLEVSNHLHKRRGILQGEVLADRAANSHTTIELLETRGTYGLYRLTPTTGKTHQLRLHLNGLGIPIVGDPLYPEVLDVDIDDFSAPLELVARTLSFTDPVTGEERTFHSKIGHRWEPVRD